The genomic window TCGAGAACGTGATCCTGAACCTCGCGGTCAACGGGCGCGACGCCATGCCCGATGGCGGGCGGCTCACCATCGAGACCGCCAACACCCACCTCGACGAGCGCTATGCCGTCGAGCACCTCGGTCTCTCGGCCGGGCAGTACGTGATGATCGCCGTCAGCGACACCGGCGCGGGCATGGCCGCCGAAGTGGTCGCCAAGGCCTTCGATCCCTTCTTCACCACCAAGGAGGTGGGCCGCGGCACGGGGCTGGGGCTGAGCCAGGTCTACGGCTTCGTCAAGCAGTCGGGCGGCCACGTGAAGATCTATTCGGAGGTCGGCGAGGGCACGGCCGTGAAGGTCTACCTGCCGCGCCTGCTCGGTGCGCCCGCCGAGGACGAGAAGGCCGAGGCCGCCCCCGACACGCCGCTGGGCGGCACCGAGGAGCTGATCCTCGTGGTGGAGGACGAGCCCGCGGTGCGGCAGCTGACGGTCGCGGCGCTCACCGAGCTCGGCTACCGCGTGCTGCAGGCCGATGGCGCCGTGGCGGCGCTGAAGCTCATCGATGCCCATCCCGAGATCCAGCTGCTGTTCACCGACGTCGTGATGCCCGAGACCAACGGCCGCAAGCTGGCCGACGAGGCGCTGCGGCGGCGGCCCGAACTCAAGGTGCTGTTCACCACGGGCTACACGCGCAACGCGGTGGTGCACAACGGCGTGCTCGACGCGGGCGTGCACCTGATCGGCAAGCCCTTCACGATCGAGGAACTGGCGGTGCGGGTGCGCGAGGTGCTCGACGCGTCCTAGGACGCGTCGATCAGGGCAGCCGCAGCGCCTCGCTGTCGGCGAAGGCCCGGGCGAGATAGTCCATCACCGCGCGCACCGTGGCCGAGCGCTTGAGCTCGCGGTGCGTGACCAGCCAGATCGCATGCTCGAAGGGCTCGCCGCCGGGCTCGAGCTTCACCAATGCGGGCTCGGCGTCGCCGAGGAAGCAGGGCAGGCCCGCGACGCCGGCGCCGGCACGCGCGGCAACGAGCTGGCTGCTGATGTCGCCGAGTTCGCAGCTCACCGGGCGCTCGCCCGCGTTGCCGAGCAGCCAGCGCTGCTGGGGCATGTCGGCGAAGCGGTCGTCGTAGGCGATGAAGGTCCAGCGCGCGGGCTCCGCGAGGGCGGGGTAGTCGCGGCCCGCATAGAGCGCGAAGGGAATGCGGCCGACGCGGCGCGCGATGTTGTTCGGTTCGCTGGGCCGCACATGGCGCAGTGCGAGGTCCGCCTCGCCGCGGCTCAGCGAGACCTGCTGGGCCTCGGAGCGCACCGACAGCTGGATGTCCGGGTAGGCCGAATGGAAGTCCGCCATGCGCGCGGCGAGGAAGTGCGTGGCCAGCACCGGCGAGGCGCTCAGCGTCACCTTGCCGCGCAGCGACACCTGCCGCGCCTGGCTGCGCCGCGCGATGGCGAAAGAGGCGCTCTCCATCGCCTTGGCCTGCTCGAAGACCTCGAGGCCCGCGGCCGTCAGGCGACAGGCGCGCGGCAGCCGCTCCACCAGCGGCAATCCCAGTTCGGCCTCGAGCGCCGCCAGCCGGCGGCTCACCGTCGCATGGTCGACACCCAGCGAACGCGCGGCGCCCGACAGCGTGCCGGCGCGGCCGACGGCCAGGAAATGGCGCAGGTTCTCCCAGTCGAACATGGTGTTCTCTATCTGTGCGTTTTCTCGCAGTGAGTCCGCGATTTTAGGGAGTTCACGCACAGAGCGCCGCGGCGCACCATCGCCTCCTCTTCATGGATGCAAAGGGTGGAACATGCGAACCGGATCGTCGTCGCGCCGGGGCACGCTGGTGGCCGCGTCGCTGGGCTTCGTCGTGGTGCTGCTCGACGTGAGCGTGGTCAATGTCGCGCTCGACGCGCTGCTGCGCGAGTTCCGCACCGACGTGGCCGGGCTGCAATGGGTAGTCAATGCCTACACGCTGGTGTTCGCGGCCCTGCTGCTGAGCAGTGGCGCGCTCGGCGACCGCTTCGGGCCGCGCCGCATCTACCTCGGCGGCCTCGCGCTGTTCACCGTGGCCTCGGTCGCCTGCGGCGCGGCGCCCGGGCTCGGCACGCTGGTGGCGGCGCGCCTGCTGCAGGGCGTCGGCGCGGCGCTGCTGGTGCCCAACTCGCTGCTGATGCTGCAGCGGGCCTTCGCGGACCCGGCCGAGCGCAGCCGCGCGATCGGCTGGTGGGGCGCGATCGGCGGCATCGCGATGGCGGCCGGGCCGGTGCTCGGCGGCGTGCTGGTCGCGCACGGGGGCTGGCGCAGCATCTTCCTGATCAACCTGCCGATCGGCCTGCTGGCCGGGGCCCTGACCATGCGCCACGTGCCCGCCGACGGGCCGGGCCATGCGCGGCGCCTCGACGGGCCCGGGCAACTGGCGGCCGTGCTCGCGCTCGCCGCGCTGACGGCGACGCTGGTCGAGGCCGGGCGACTGGGCTGGACCAGCGCCTGGGTCGCGGGCGGGCTGCTGCTGGCGCTCGCGGCGGGCGGGGCCTTCGTCTGGATCGAGGCACGCAGCGCCGCGCCGATGCTGCCGCTGGGCCTGCTGCGCATCCGCGCCTTCGCGATCGCCTCCCTGTGCGGCGTGGTCGTCAACTTCGGCTACTACGGGCTGGTCTTCGTCTTCAGCCTGTTCTTCCAGGTCCAGCAGCACCTGTCGCCGCAGCGGACCGGCCTGGCCTTCCTGCCGATGACGCTGGTGCTGATGGGCGCCAGCGTGCTCGCGGGCCGGCTCGTCACGCGCATCGGCGCGCGGCGGCTGATGGTGATGGGGCTGGGCCTGGCGGCCTGCGGCTATGCGCTGCTGCTGCCGGTGCGCATCGAGGGCGCCTATGCCTGGCTGATCGTGCCGATGCTGCTGGCCGCGAGCGGCACGGCGCTGTGCGTGCCGACGATGACCAACCTCGCGCTGTCTTCGGTCGAGGCCTCGCGCGCGGGCATCGCCTCGGGCGTGCTGAATGCCGCGCGCCAGGTCGGCGGGCTGCTCGGGGTCGCGGTGTTCGGCCACCTGGTGCGCCACACCGCGCCGCAGGCCTTCCTGCGCGGCATGCAGCTGTCGGCGGGCATCGCCGCGGTGTTGCTGCTGCTGGGCTGCGCGCTGTGCTGGTGGCGGCTCGCGCCGTTGCCGCGCGGCCGATGACGGCGGCGGCGGGCCGCGCTCAGGCCGCGGCGCGCACCGCGAGCCAGTCGAACAGCTGCGGGGCCGGCAGCGCGCGCGAGTACAGGAAGCCCTGCAGCTCGTCGCAGCCCATCGTCAGCAGGATGTCGCGCTGGGCCTCGTTCTCGACGCCCTCGGCCACCACGCTCAGGCCCAGCGCGTGCGCGAGCCGGATCACGGCGTCGACCACGGCGCGCGAATCCTCCTTGGATTCAAGGTCCTGCACGAAGCTGCGGTCGATCTTGACCTGGCGCGCGGGCAGCCGGCGCAGCTGGCTCAGGCTCGAGTAGCCGGTGCCGAAATCGTCGATCGACAGGAACACGCCCACGGCCGCCAGGCCCTCGAAGGTGCGTTGCGTGGCGCGGATGTCCTCCATCGCCACCGACTCGGTGATCTCGCACAGCAGCAGCGAGGCCGGCACCGCATGCCGAGTCAGCGCGCGCTCGACGCGCTCGACGAAATCGACCTCGCGCAGCTGCATCACCGACAGGTTCACCGCCACCGGCATCGACAGCCCCTGCGTGCGCCACTGGGCGATCTGCCGGCAGGCCTCGTCGAGGATCCAGTCGCCCAGGCGCACGATCATGCCGAAGCGCTCGGCCAGCCCGATGAACTGCATCGGCCCGATCAGGCCGAGCTCGGGGTGGTTCCAGCGCACCAGCGCCTCCACGCCGCTGAGCGAGCCGTCGCGCCCGTCCATCTTCGGCTGGTAGTGCAGCTCGAACTGGTTCAGGTCGACGGCCCGGCGCAGGTCGCTCTGCAGCCGCAGCTGCGCCGCCACGTCGGAGCCCATGTGCGATTCGAACATCACGTAGTTCGCGCCGCCGGCGCGCTTGGCGATGTACATCGCGGCGTCGGCATTGGCCACGAGCTTGTCGGGCTCGCCCTGGCCGGGGTAGACCACGATGCCGATCGAGCAGGCGATCTGCAGCGGCTTGTCCTGCAGCGAGAAGGGCTCGGCCAGCTTGCGAAGCGCGCGGTTGGCGACCTGGGCAGCCTCGGCCGCATCGCTCACGCCCTCGAGCAGCAGCAGGAACTCGTCGCCGCCGATGCGCGCCACCGTGTCGCCGTCGCCCGCGACCTCCGTCAGCCGCCTGGCCGCGGCACGCAGGATCTCGTCGCCGGCCGCGTGGCCGAAGGAATCGTTGATCGGCTTGAAGCCGTCGAGGTCGACGAACAGGATCGCCACGCGTTCCTTCACCAGCGGCTGGTTGACGCGCGCCATGCGCGCGAGCGCGTGCTCGAGCCGGTCCTCGAACAGCACGCGGTTCGGCAGGCCGGTCAGCGCGTCGGTGAAGGCATGGCGCTGCAGCTCGCGGTTGGCATGGGTGAGCTCGGCGTTGGCGTCCTCGAGCGACAGCGCCAGGCGTTGCGTGACCATCTGCATGCGCGCCTCGAGGATGGAGCCGAGCAGCGTGCCCAGCAGCAGCACGCACGACGCCAGCACCACGATCACCGTGAGTCCCGCGCCATGCAGCTCGCCCGCGCTCAGGCAGACCGAATCGGGCGCGAAATTCGCCGCCGCCATGCCCGTGTAGTGCATGCCGCAGATCGCCACGCCCATCACCAGCGCGGCCAGCAGCTGCACGGCCGGGCGCCGGGCGGCGCTCACGCGGCCCAGGTTGCGCATGATCAGCAGCGCCACCGCCGAGGCGCCGATGCCGATCAGCGCGGACAGCGCCACGATCACCGGCTGCCACAGGATGCCGGGCGCCATCTGCAGCGCCGCCATGCCGATGTAGTGCATGGCGCAGATGCCGCCGCCCATGACCAGCGAGGCCAGGCCCAGCCGCCCGAGGCTGTAGTTGGGCCGGCTCGCGACCCACAGCGCCACGCCCGAGGCCGCGACCGCCGCGACCCACGACAGGAAGGTGTACCAGCCCGAGAAGCCGAGTTCGATCGGCAGCGTGAAGCCCAGCATGCCCACGAAGTGCATCGACCAGATCCCCGTGCCCAGCACCACCGAGCCGACGCTCCACCACAGCGGCTGGAAATCCCCGCGCGGCCCGCGCATGCGCCGCGACAGGTCGAGCGCGACGAAGGAAGCCAGGGTGGCGATCAGCAGGGAGGCCGCGACGATCAGCGGGTCGTGGTGGGACGGGAGAAAAAGGGACGGGGCGTTCACCTCCCGAGTATCTCGCGAGCTTGTAACAAGGGGTTGACGCGGGGGCGAGTGGCCGTGCCGTGGAAC from Variovorax paradoxus includes these protein-coding regions:
- a CDS encoding EAL domain-containing protein translates to MNAPSLFLPSHHDPLIVAASLLIATLASFVALDLSRRMRGPRGDFQPLWWSVGSVVLGTGIWSMHFVGMLGFTLPIELGFSGWYTFLSWVAAVAASGVALWVASRPNYSLGRLGLASLVMGGGICAMHYIGMAALQMAPGILWQPVIVALSALIGIGASAVALLIMRNLGRVSAARRPAVQLLAALVMGVAICGMHYTGMAAANFAPDSVCLSAGELHGAGLTVIVVLASCVLLLGTLLGSILEARMQMVTQRLALSLEDANAELTHANRELQRHAFTDALTGLPNRVLFEDRLEHALARMARVNQPLVKERVAILFVDLDGFKPINDSFGHAAGDEILRAAARRLTEVAGDGDTVARIGGDEFLLLLEGVSDAAEAAQVANRALRKLAEPFSLQDKPLQIACSIGIVVYPGQGEPDKLVANADAAMYIAKRAGGANYVMFESHMGSDVAAQLRLQSDLRRAVDLNQFELHYQPKMDGRDGSLSGVEALVRWNHPELGLIGPMQFIGLAERFGMIVRLGDWILDEACRQIAQWRTQGLSMPVAVNLSVMQLREVDFVERVERALTRHAVPASLLLCEITESVAMEDIRATQRTFEGLAAVGVFLSIDDFGTGYSSLSQLRRLPARQVKIDRSFVQDLESKEDSRAVVDAVIRLAHALGLSVVAEGVENEAQRDILLTMGCDELQGFLYSRALPAPQLFDWLAVRAAA
- a CDS encoding MFS transporter, whose amino-acid sequence is MRTGSSSRRGTLVAASLGFVVVLLDVSVVNVALDALLREFRTDVAGLQWVVNAYTLVFAALLLSSGALGDRFGPRRIYLGGLALFTVASVACGAAPGLGTLVAARLLQGVGAALLVPNSLLMLQRAFADPAERSRAIGWWGAIGGIAMAAGPVLGGVLVAHGGWRSIFLINLPIGLLAGALTMRHVPADGPGHARRLDGPGQLAAVLALAALTATLVEAGRLGWTSAWVAGGLLLALAAGGAFVWIEARSAAPMLPLGLLRIRAFAIASLCGVVVNFGYYGLVFVFSLFFQVQQHLSPQRTGLAFLPMTLVLMGASVLAGRLVTRIGARRLMVMGLGLAACGYALLLPVRIEGAYAWLIVPMLLAASGTALCVPTMTNLALSSVEASRAGIASGVLNAARQVGGLLGVAVFGHLVRHTAPQAFLRGMQLSAGIAAVLLLLGCALCWWRLAPLPRGR
- a CDS encoding LysR family transcriptional regulator, which produces MFDWENLRHFLAVGRAGTLSGAARSLGVDHATVSRRLAALEAELGLPLVERLPRACRLTAAGLEVFEQAKAMESASFAIARRSQARQVSLRGKVTLSASPVLATHFLAARMADFHSAYPDIQLSVRSEAQQVSLSRGEADLALRHVRPSEPNNIARRVGRIPFALYAGRDYPALAEPARWTFIAYDDRFADMPQQRWLLGNAGERPVSCELGDISSQLVAARAGAGVAGLPCFLGDAEPALVKLEPGGEPFEHAIWLVTHRELKRSATVRAVMDYLARAFADSEALRLP